The Calothrix sp. PCC 7507 DNA segment AACGTGAACAATGTACCACAGGCTAGCGATTTTTTCCTCAAGCTAGGATTAAGGTATATCACTCAATCTGAAGAGTTAGCTGTTTTGGAGTTACGAGGAGGTACACACTTAGTTTTAAGAAAAGCATCTGATACTATTATTAATGGTACAAACGCACCTTTTGATTTGATGGTGGATGATGTTTTTGCTACCAAAGATGCCTTGATTAATTTGGGATTGACAGTTTCTGAGATTGAAACTGGGAGAATCCACAGTTCTTTTACCTTGACTGGGCCGGATGGCTACCTGATCGCAGTGACTTCTTCACACACGGGTGGCAGAGAAGTATAAGAGCTTCTAAATTATATAAATAGTCTTGATCGTGACTGAGCATCTCGACTCACCTAGGCTGCGCTCAGTAAAAGTCCGCTCGGCACAAGTTGCTCGATGGAAAAGCAGCCGAAGTATCGTCTTTGACGATTATCAGTTATCAGATAAATGTACAGGTTAAATACGTCACATTTTAGTATGATGTATCACTAATCGTCTAATAAGAAATAAATATTTAATGCAAATCACTGCAAAATTCTCGTAAGATTAGTTTACATGGTTATTATCCGATGGTATTCACTACAGCGCACAAAGTCGCTGTTTTTTTTTGGAGGTACTAAACCGTAATTGGATTGCCTTAGCAAATCTTTTTCTCCTCATATGCAGCAATTACAGTGTTGGTCGTTTATCTAAAAACTGCTATATATCCTCGTATTGCTAATGCTGCCTTGACTAAGAGCAGTATTTATATCCGGCTGACCACATCAAACTTCACCAATGCCTCAACCCAAGCCAATTAAAATTTCTCAAGCGACTCGCTATCAAAATGCTGCGCTCAATTACTATTTGGAACTTACAGGTTCCCCTTATCTCCATTATGGGTATTGGGAGCCACTGCCCAGTTGCAGTGATGATTTGACTCTTGCACGGTTCCGCATCGCGCAGGAAGCTTATACAGCTAAACTTTTCACTTTCATTCCCGTGGGAACAAACACAGTACTTGATGTTGGCTGTGGTATTGGTGGCAATGCTGCTTATCTCAAAAAGCGTGGTTTCACAGTTGAAGGATTAGCACCTGATCCATTCCAACAAGAGATGTTTGTACAACGGACTCATGGTCAAATACCCTTCCATTTAACAAGATTTGAAGATTTCCCCCAAACTCACTCTTATGACTTGATTCTCTTCAGCGAAAGTAGCCAGTATATGGCGGCTGATGACATTGCTCAAGGGGCTGCACGTCTACTTAATGATGGTGGTTATCTACTACTTGCCGATATGATCCGGACTGATGCCAAATACTATGAGGGCATCTTCTCGAATTGTCATGTTGGTAGTGTGCTAAACGATGCTTTGACGCAGGCTGGGTTCAATTTAGTCAAATCTGAGGATATCTCAGCCCAAGCTGCACCGACGATTGACTTGGGTATTGCCAATTTCCGGACTTTTGGGTTGAGTACTATTAAATATCTTGGTGATCTTTTAGCGATCGCAGTTCCGCCTTTACATAAACTCTTGCGCTGGATGTTTAACCGCTGGGTGAAAAAGCTTGTTGTCGAAGGGTTAGAAGCACGCAAAATTTTTGACAAATATCTTTGTTATGAAATTCAGCTTTGGCAGTTGTCAGAAAAAGGAAAAAGGGCAGGGAGCAGGCTTGCCGTGAGCGTAGCCGAATGGGAGCAAGGGGAAGAACCCCATACTTAAAGCAGCCTCTCCGCAGGAGAAGGTTTTGCTAAGGATTTTTGGTATTCAAGCCAAAATGGCTACACACAGAAGGTAAATACCGATAATATCTAATCTTGGTTTACTGTTCAGAATACTAAGTTAACTTCCCTCCTGAATCCCCTGGAGGGATTTTTATTGCGAAACTCTCTCCCCTCACTAACGCCAGCCTAGGAGGCGCAACCCTGGCACAATTAGGTAATAACTAACTCCCAACCAGAAGCTCAGGAAAACACCCACAAAACCAAAGAAAGCCACAGGCAGGTATAATTCTATCCATTGGGGTTGACTGGAAAATTGAAATATGGTAGGCAGAAACCCCGAACGAATTAAGCCAGCAAAAAACATGGATGTACCGAAAGAAGCGATCGCCGCATAGACTAAATGATATCCGCGCAGACCTAAACTCAGGGTGAATAGAAACACTGTGAACAAAATAGAGATGACCAAACCTTCGTTGCTATTTTTAGGTGTGTTTAATAGTAAAATTAGCCAGCCTAATCCATAGCTGATTATTCCCATCAGTGAAGCCACCAGAAACCGTCGCCGTTGACCAAATACTCCAGCCACTGTTAGCCCCCATGCAGTTCCTAAGCCGGCGGCAGCAAACACGAGAATTTCTGCGCCTAAGACGGGTTGAGTATTGGGTACTAAGTCAGGTAGCTGACGAAAGATAAATTCGGCAACACGACTACCTAATATTGTGCGATATGCCAAAATAAAACCAGCAATTGTCCCTAGGCTCGCGCCCATACTAGTGAGAGTCATAGCCCAAATTGTGGCAAGACAGGCTAGCAAAAATTTAGCGATCGCTTTAATAATAAAAAGAGCAGTTGTGCCTATGGCTTGAGCAAATTCTGCTAAAGCTTTTTCCACAGCTTGCTGTAACGGCGTAAATTTAGCCCCTACTTGGCGAACAGCATCTTGAATTAGGGAAAATAACCCTGGCTTTAATGGGCCGCGAATAATTTTGGCTAACCGTTTTTGGATGATTGCTGCATTTGCTGGACGCGATCGCACATCTTCCTGTATCATTTCATCCAGCAAATCTGCAAACTGCGGATTCACACGAACTTCAGAACGCCAGTGCAATATTCCAGTTTGCGGATCAGCTAAATCTGGGGGACATTTACCCGTGAGTAATTCAATCATCGTCCGACCGAGGGCATAAAAATCAACGGTTGGTCCCACATAACCCCCAGTAACTTGCTCTGGGGGACTGTAGCCTGAAGTATATAACCTGGTTGAACTCGATTCAGAACGCCACATTGCACCACTAAATTGTTTTGCGCCGCCAAAATCAATTAGCACTAGCTGATCCCCAGCCATTCCCCCCGAAAGCATGGGTGTAGTTGGGGAAGTAGTACGCAACATTAAATTAGAAGGCTTAATATCTCGATGAATAATCTGACGCTTGTGCAATTCCTGCAAAATCTGCACAGCCTGGGAAAACCAGCTTAACACCAAATCCTCTGGACATCCTTGAGGATACTGTTTGCCGATTTCTTCTAGGGTTTGGCCATTGATTTTTTCCATCACCAAACAAGGTATTTGGCGCGGTTTGGGATTAGACAAATTGAGTTGAAAGTACCCGTCAGCATCCACGCGGGGAACACCAGGATCTTGCAGCCGACTTAAAACTGCTGCCTCTTGCGTAAACAATTCCAGTGCTTTCGGTGCATTTTCCACCAATACTTTCAGTACTTTCTCGGTTTGGGTTCTCTCATCCCAAACAGTATAAATTTGGGCAAATCCTCCTGCACCCAAGGTTTGGAGTGGAACATAGCGGTTTAGTAGCTGTAACGGTGCGCCACAGCTGTTGCAAAATTTGTTTCCCCAAGGTTGGGGATAGGGATATTCACAGTCAGGATTTATGCAGTGAACCGCAGTCTGAAGGATAGGGGACACAACCGCTACAGTACGAAGGCTGCCTCGATTTTAGCGTTTCTTCAGATGAAGAGATTTACATGCTGTAGGGGCAATTCCTGAATCATTGGTGTCAACTTAACGTGAAACCCTTGTCAAAACGTGATTTTGAATTAAATCACCTAGCATCAAGATCCGCGTCACCCCACCCCGGTTTTGTCTAAAGCCAAAACCTCCCCTCCCCTTGCCAAGGTGAGGGGTAAAACGTATGTCAGGTAAGCGTTGTAGCTCAATTTGACACGTATGTTCATGAATTGCCCCTACAGCGTAGACTTTTCCCTATTGCCTATTCCTTTTGTTCACGATTAATCCAAATACCTCTCAATCCAGCTGCTTTTGCTCCGTTATAGTCTTCTGTGACGCTGTCGCCAATGTGCCAAGCCGCCTCTGGTTGACAGTCATGTTTTTCTAAAGCCACGGTAAAAATTTGGGGATTGGGTTTAGCTACACCTACCTGGGTAGAAATTGTGATGGAGGTAAAAAAGTCCCTCAATCCCAAGCTTTGCAACACTGAATAAATCCGGGAATCGAAATTAGACACCACTCCCAACTCAATTCCTAAGCGCCGCCAGTTTACCAAAGCTGATAGCACATCAGGATAGACAAACCACGCTTGGGCAGTGCCAAAGTGGATATAGAGTTCACTAAAAAAAGCCGAAAAGTCTGAAAATTGCTTGATAACGCCAGCGCTTTCAAAGGTATTGAAGGCAATTTTCTGCCACCAATCAAACTCATGTTGGGGAATGTCTTGGTTGTCAGCGTCCGGAAATATCGGCGGTGGTGCTGCTTTAAAGCTTTGGATAAATTTTGTATTCAATATATCGGCTGAAACTTCAACGCCAAATTCCTGGGCTATCTGACGATAAACTTCGCCTACACTACCTTTGACGCCGATGAGTGTGCCTACAGCATCTAAAAAAATAACTTTCGGTCGTTCCATCAAACTTTTATGATTTTGAATCCTAGAGTTGAGATTTTTGCTTATCAGAAGCTCTCAGTGCGTTGTCATGATTACGCAACATCTGCTATCGAGAAAGCGTCTCTATAATAGGACGGACTAGCCAGTTAAAACCAACTTTTAGTTGATGATCTAGAGTTGGTAGCCGATACAGATAAGCAAGGCGACGGCCGACATAAGCCAAGGGTCCATCTAGTTTGATTCCTAAACCAGTTAAGGTAGCGTTGTCTATTCCTAGCGCTAACATTTCGCCTAACTTTTGGTAACGGAAGGGTAATAGAGGACGATTAGTCAGACTTGCCCAGATATTCCAAGCGGTATAATCAGCTTGTTGAAACGCAGCTTGGGCGGTGGCGGGGACTTGTTGTCCTTCTGCATCTAAAGTGTCTGCCAAATCTCCCAAGGCGAAAATTTCTGGATGGTCGAAAACTTGTAGAGTTGGTGTGGTGCTGATTTGACCCCGCTGATTTTGTTTGAGGGGTAGGGATTTAACGACAGAACTAACCCGCGTTCCCACTGTCCAAATTACCAAATCGACAGGAATCGTGTCTACTTGGTTTTTGTATTCTAGGGAGATTGTATCTGGCCCAATTGATTCAATTTTTGTGTCTAAATCAATAAATACATTGCGTGCATCTAAAGCTTTTTTTGCGGCTTCGCGGTTAAAATCTGGGGAAGTTCGCAAAATTTGGTCAGCAATATCTATGAGTCGGAAGCGTCCCCTGTCTTTGAGTCTGTCTGCTAACTTACAAGCTAATTCTACGCCGCTGTAACCAGCGCCAGCGATCGCCACCCGAATTTTATCAGCATCTGATGCTTCTAAGACCCTTAGGCGTTCTTCCAGACGGTAGGCGTCAGTGATAGTGCGGAATGGGTAAGCGTAGGATGTGGCACCAGCAACTAAATCTAGTGGTGTTTCTCCACCCAAAGCTAATACTAGGCGATCGTAGGCGAGTTCTGGCCCATCTTGTAACTGTACCAGCTGCTGAGTTGTATCAATTCCCGCCACAACTGCTTGATAAAAACGCACACCTGTGTTTGCTAAAAGTTCTGTAAAAGGTGGGGCAATTTCCCAGGTTTGCAGTTCCCCGGTGAGTAATTCGTAGAGTAAAGGAGAGAATAAGAAGCGATCGCTTTGATCTACCAGCACAATTTCGGGTTTTTGTGTAGATTCCCAATGCAACTGGCTTAAACGCAGGGCTGTGTAGAGGCCACCAAAGCCTCCACCAAGGATTACAATTCTACTAGTTTGTTGAGTCATCGTTTCTATGGGACAGTCAATCCCCGCAAGGCAACTTAATTTAAGTTTAATGATTTCTTGCCGTCTATGGGGAATAGGGAACTTGTACTGAGCGTACCCCTGCGGTGAAGCAAGCTACGTGTAGCGTCCCGCAGGGAAGTCGAAGTATGGGGCATGGGAAAAATACAGTTGTGTTTCACTACTTAATGAAAGATGCTTTATAAAAAGCGCAAACCGCCTTTCATTTAACAGTTGCATTAACTTAATTGCCACCTGAAGTAACAGTTTGATGATGGGTGGCGGGGTCTTCATTCAACACTTTTGACAGAGTATAGGAAACATATTTAATTTGTAAAAAATCTAAGTATTTGTAGGGTGGGCATTGCCCACCGAAACCTAGATATGGTGGGCAATGTCCACCCTACTGTAAAGCCAAGTAATTTCAGGAATTAAACCGGACTCCTATATCAATGATGCGATAATATTAATACTCATCGCTAAAATAGTAGTGTTAAAAAAGAATGACAAAATCCCATGCACTAAACTCAATCTCCTCATAGAAGATGATGTTGTTTGCACATCGGAAACTTGGCTAGTCATGCCGATAACAAAAGAATAATATAAAAATTCCCAGTAGTCTGGAGAATCATTATTAGGAAAATCTAGCCCCCTAATTATTTCTTCGCTATTACTAGTCTTTTGATAATAAATGTGTGCATATTGCAATGCAAACATTATATGCACCAATAACCAAGAACCCACAATTGTCATAATCGAAAGCATGACGTGTAGGATCAGCAGAATTGGTGTCAACCCTTTTTTATCATTGAGTAAAAATCCAATGGCTAAGACGCTAGCACAAGCTGCAGCAATTACTAGCATAAATATAGTCAAGCGTCCTTCGTGATCAGCCTGGGCATAACGACGAGTTTTTTCTGGGGTAGCCTGGGAAATTTTTAACCAAGCTAAGGCTAAGAAAAAATCAGCGCCTGAATTCCATGCACACAACAGACGAGTAGGTAAGTGCAGCCAAGGCGGAAGTATTATTGAGATAAAGACAGCAAAACCAAGCGCAATGATTAGCCTGGGACGAGGATCGAAGTTTTTAAATAAATTCAATTGCACAGGTAATTTGACACATGATTCTAACTATAGAACTACTATTTGATTTTTGAAATGCGTGTAGGGTGCGTTAGGATGAAATCCGTAACGCACCATGATCAAGGATTTGGTGCGTTACGCTGTCGCTAACGCACCCTACTCATAACTACTCATAACTAGTAGGGTGGGCAATGCCCACCGAAACCTGAATATGGTGCAATACAGTTCAGTTACAACAGTTTTTATGTATTCGCTCAGGTGATAGATACCCGACTTCTCAAAGAAGTCGGGTATCTGGGTATTATTACCAAATCACATAACCTTCCCATTTCTCTAACATCTTACCACTCACACCAGGAACTTTTTCTAAGTCTTGTGTAGATGTAAATTTTTGCTGCTGACGCAGCATAATTATCTTTTGGGCTAATTTTTTGCCTACACCAGGAAGAGATTCTAATTCTGCTTGAGTGGCAGTGTTGATATTTATTGGTTTGATTATTTTATTTTCACTTGAC contains these protein-coding regions:
- a CDS encoding VOC family protein, which encodes MSLPETITNPTNTRPTVAIGHVRLNVNNVPQASDFFLKLGLRYITQSEELAVLELRGGTHLVLRKASDTIINGTNAPFDLMVDDVFATKDALINLGLTVSEIETGRIHSSFTLTGPDGYLIAVTSSHTGGREV
- a CDS encoding class I SAM-dependent methyltransferase, which encodes MPQPKPIKISQATRYQNAALNYYLELTGSPYLHYGYWEPLPSCSDDLTLARFRIAQEAYTAKLFTFIPVGTNTVLDVGCGIGGNAAYLKKRGFTVEGLAPDPFQQEMFVQRTHGQIPFHLTRFEDFPQTHSYDLILFSESSQYMAADDIAQGAARLLNDGGYLLLADMIRTDAKYYEGIFSNCHVGSVLNDALTQAGFNLVKSEDISAQAAPTIDLGIANFRTFGLSTIKYLGDLLAIAVPPLHKLLRWMFNRWVKKLVVEGLEARKIFDKYLCYEIQLWQLSEKGKRAGSRLAVSVAEWEQGEEPHT
- a CDS encoding DUF1345 domain-containing protein, with the translated sequence MQLNLFKNFDPRPRLIIALGFAVFISIILPPWLHLPTRLLCAWNSGADFFLALAWLKISQATPEKTRRYAQADHEGRLTIFMLVIAAACASVLAIGFLLNDKKGLTPILLILHVMLSIMTIVGSWLLVHIMFALQYAHIYYQKTSNSEEIIRGLDFPNNDSPDYWEFLYYSFVIGMTSQVSDVQTTSSSMRRLSLVHGILSFFFNTTILAMSINIIASLI
- a CDS encoding HAD family hydrolase is translated as MERPKVIFLDAVGTLIGVKGSVGEVYRQIAQEFGVEVSADILNTKFIQSFKAAPPPIFPDADNQDIPQHEFDWWQKIAFNTFESAGVIKQFSDFSAFFSELYIHFGTAQAWFVYPDVLSALVNWRRLGIELGVVSNFDSRIYSVLQSLGLRDFFTSITISTQVGVAKPNPQIFTVALEKHDCQPEAAWHIGDSVTEDYNGAKAAGLRGIWINREQKE
- a CDS encoding NAD(P)/FAD-dependent oxidoreductase; protein product: MTQQTSRIVILGGGFGGLYTALRLSQLHWESTQKPEIVLVDQSDRFLFSPLLYELLTGELQTWEIAPPFTELLANTGVRFYQAVVAGIDTTQQLVQLQDGPELAYDRLVLALGGETPLDLVAGATSYAYPFRTITDAYRLEERLRVLEASDADKIRVAIAGAGYSGVELACKLADRLKDRGRFRLIDIADQILRTSPDFNREAAKKALDARNVFIDLDTKIESIGPDTISLEYKNQVDTIPVDLVIWTVGTRVSSVVKSLPLKQNQRGQISTTPTLQVFDHPEIFALGDLADTLDAEGQQVPATAQAAFQQADYTAWNIWASLTNRPLLPFRYQKLGEMLALGIDNATLTGLGIKLDGPLAYVGRRLAYLYRLPTLDHQLKVGFNWLVRPIIETLSR
- a CDS encoding serine/threonine-protein kinase, with product MSPILQTAVHCINPDCEYPYPQPWGNKFCNSCGAPLQLLNRYVPLQTLGAGGFAQIYTVWDERTQTEKVLKVLVENAPKALELFTQEAAVLSRLQDPGVPRVDADGYFQLNLSNPKPRQIPCLVMEKINGQTLEEIGKQYPQGCPEDLVLSWFSQAVQILQELHKRQIIHRDIKPSNLMLRTTSPTTPMLSGGMAGDQLVLIDFGGAKQFSGAMWRSESSSTRLYTSGYSPPEQVTGGYVGPTVDFYALGRTMIELLTGKCPPDLADPQTGILHWRSEVRVNPQFADLLDEMIQEDVRSRPANAAIIQKRLAKIIRGPLKPGLFSLIQDAVRQVGAKFTPLQQAVEKALAEFAQAIGTTALFIIKAIAKFLLACLATIWAMTLTSMGASLGTIAGFILAYRTILGSRVAEFIFRQLPDLVPNTQPVLGAEILVFAAAGLGTAWGLTVAGVFGQRRRFLVASLMGIISYGLGWLILLLNTPKNSNEGLVISILFTVFLFTLSLGLRGYHLVYAAIASFGTSMFFAGLIRSGFLPTIFQFSSQPQWIELYLPVAFFGFVGVFLSFWLGVSYYLIVPGLRLLGWR